The Streptomyces cathayae DNA segment CGTGTGCGCTGACCGACGGGTGATCGTTCAGGACACGCGACACCGTGGCGACCGAAACGCCCGCCTCGGCGGCGACGTCCTTGATGCTCGCCATCGCCTCCACCTCCTTGTGGAATCGATTACACGCACTGTGTACCGAGGATTGGAATCGATTACATGGGGGGAAGCAAGGGGGCGAAGGCGGCCGAAACCAAATCGTGACCGGAGCGTGGAGTGCCGCGTGCAGCCGACGCGTGCATAGGGAACTGATCACCGACTGCCACCGTCATGGTGTTCATGGTGTTCATGGCGCAGGGCGGGAGCACGATGGGCGAGGAGCCGGCGGGAGCGGAGCTGCTGCTGACGCTCCTCCTCATGGCAGCGGTCCCCACCCTCGTCGGAGGGGCGCTGCTCCTGTCCCTCTTCGGGCTGACGATGTGGGCGACGGCACCGCTACGACGACGCAGACGGGCCCGCGCCGAAGACGGCCGGACTCCGTCCGGCCGCTCACGCGACCACTAGGCGCGGCGACGAAAGCCCCGACCGGCGCGGGCCGTGAACCGGTCGGGGCTTCCGGAGTGCGGTTCACCGCGCCGGAGGCGTCGGCCGTCACGCCGACGGCGGAGACGAACTGTCGGTCAGGCCGGCGGCGAACCGGGCCGGGTGGACCTCAGTCAGTCGGCCGTCCGGTGAGGGGCAGCGGCTGACCCGGTACGGGTCGGATGCCCGGAACCGCTCGTCCACCGCCGCCGCGCGTACCGGAATCCCTGCGTGAACGATCGCGAGGACGGGTGGGCGGTGGCCCTACGCGTCTGCCGGGCGGGCAAACCCGTAGGCGCGCTCGACCTTGGCCACGTGGAGCGAGAACGAGGCGTACCAGTGCTCGTGTCCGTGTGCACGAACCGGGGCGTGCTCCGCGTGATCCCGCCAGGCGGCGATCGATTCCTCGTTCTTCCAGTACGACACCGTGATCCCCAGGCCGTCCGCACCGCGAGCGGAGTCGACACCGAGGAACCCCGGCTGCTCGGCGGCCAGTTCCAGCAGCCGCTCGGCCGTCTCCCCGTAGCCGTTGTCGCCGGCGGTCCGCACGGAGGTGAACACCACGGCGTAGTAGGGCGGGGCGGGCAGCAACGCGGGCGTGGGATCGGTCACGGAGATCCTTCCGACGGGCGACAGCGACAGTACCGCCTCAGAGGGTCTCGCACACCCGTCTGAACGCACAGCCTCACCGATCCGGTTGTCGGCCCACGCTTCTGGAGGGCCTGCCTGCGGGGAGCACGCACCGTCCCGAAGTCGTGAGTACTTCGGCCCCTCCTGTCCTGATACCGCTCACCTGAGCGTTCAAGTGACACATTCCCGCCGACTGCTCACGGTTTCCGGCAGGGCAGTCGTCCCCGGCCCGCGGCGCCGGGGCCACGCGGAATCCCTGCACCACCCGAGGGGGCACCATCCGGAGCTCAGGTCGCCTTCGAGCTCCGGACCGGGACACAGCGGGTCCACTCGCCGGAGGAGCACGGTGACGGGTCCACCGGCACGCGGCCGGAGCCCGTAAAGAGGGGGCCCGGCCGGCGCACCGGCCGGTCACGCGCGGCCGACGCCGTCCAGTTCGGCCATGTCCTCGTCGGAGAGGCAGAGCCCGGCGCCCGCGATGTTCTCGCGCAGGTGGGCGGTGGACGAGGTGCCGGGGATGAGCAGGATGTTCGGCGAGCGTCGCATCAGCCAGGCCAGCGCGACCGACATCGGCGTCGCCTCCAGCCGGCTCGCGACCCGCAGGAGGGCCTCGGACTGGAGCGGCGTGAAGCCGCCCAGTGGGAAGAACGGCACGTAGGCGATGCCGTCGGCGGCGAGGTGGTCGACGAGGTCGTCGTCGTGGCGGTGGGCGAGGTTGTACATGTTCTGCACACACACGATCGGGGCGATGCCGCGCGCCTCGGCGACCTGTTCCGCGGTGACGTTGCTGACGCCGAGGTGTCGGACCAGACCCTCCTGCTGGAGGGCGACCAGTGTTTCGAACGCCTCGGAGATCGAGTCCGGCCGGGGGCCCTGAGCGTCGCCCATGCGCATGTTGACCAGGTCGAGGGCCTCGACACCGAGGGAGCCGAGGTTCTCGTGGACCTGCCTGCGCAGGTCTTCGGGGCGCCGGGCCGTGGGCCAGCCGCCCTGCGCGTCGCGGGTCGCGCCCACCTTGGTGGCGATGAACAGCGACTCCGGGTAGGGGTACAGCGCTTCGCGGATCAGCTCGTTCGTGATGCGCGGTCCGTAGGCGTCACTGGTGTCGATGTGGGTGATCCCGAGGCCGACCGCCTCGCGCAGGACGGCCAGGGCGCCGTCGTGGTCGGCGGGCGGCCCCATGACCCACGGGCCGGCGAGCTGCATCGCGCCGTAGCCGAACCGGGTGACGGTCGAGTCACCCAGCTTCCAGGTTCCGCCGGGAAGAGGAGGAGTGAGGGCGGTCTCCATCGCAGTGCCTTTCGCTTGTGCCGGGGGTGGTGTCTCCGTCCCCCTTGCACCAGCATTGGAGACCTGCTTCCCCTCGGGAAGTAGGCACTCGGAAGTGCGTAACCACCCCAGAGGTTGGCAGTGAGATCGGTGACAACGACGAAGGCCGAGAAAAGGGCGCAGGCCAAGGCGGAGTACAACGCGTTCCTGGCGGTGTGCCCAAGCCGTCAGCTCCTCGACCGGATCTCGGACAAGTGGGTCGTCCTGATCCTGTGCGCACTGGGCGGTGACGCGTCCGAACGATCCGGCGCGTCGCACGCCCCGGAAGCGATGCGCTACTCCGAAATCGCCCGGCTGCTGGCGGGCGCCAGCCAGAAGATGCTGACCCAGACCCTACGGGCCCTCGAACGCGACGGCCTGCTCACCCGCACCGTGACACCCACGGTCCCCGTCACCGTCACCTACGAGCTGACCGACCTCGGCCTCTCGCTCCACCACCTGACCCGCGGGCTCAGGCAGTGGGCGCAGACTCACATGGACCAGGTCCTCACCAGCCGTGAGAAGCACGACGCGGGAGCTTCCTAGCGAGGACGGTGTTCTCCGTCTTGGCCGAGGGCCGGTCTGTGTCCGACCGTGAGGGACGCGCGGCGGGCGGATCGAGCCGCTGCTTCCGGACCGGTTGTCGGCGCGGGGCTCAGGAGGGCGTCGGCAGTGTCCGCGGACGCGCTTCGTGGCCGGCGAGGTGGAGTCTCAGGCGGGTGAGGTCCTCGGCCTCGACGAACACCTGCTGTCCCCAGTACGCGGTGAGGCGCTGGGCGACGTCGACCAGCCGACGGCGGTCCTCGGGCGTGTGCGCCGGGAAACGCGCATAACCGTGGTCGGCGATCTCGTTGCCCAGCTCGCTGAAGAGCACGGCCCGGAAGCGCTGCTCCTCCTCGTCGGTCAGCGGTGCGACGGCGGCCTCGGCCTCGGTGGGCCGCAACCGGACGTTGTAGAGGTCTCGCATCGCGTACGGCTCCGCCATCTGCTCGAGTTCGTCCGCGAGAGCCTACCGACCCCGGCCTCCCGGGCAGGGCCCGGGAGGTCCGACCCCACCCGTACCGTGGAACCGCGTCCCACCGGTCCGCAGCGACCGCCCGGTGAGCGGGGTGGGCCGGGTGCCGGAGTGCACGATGACTGAGGAGTTCGCCGTGCGCGAGTCGGAGAAACCTGCCTGGGGCCGAAGCCGAAAGGCGTGGCGTCAGTGCTCGTCGATCAGCTCGGTCGCGCGGATCACTGCGGTGAGGGCGTCGGGGTGGCCTGTGCGCCGGTGAACGTCAAGGCAGGTGTCGGCGAGCTTGATGACGTGTTCGTCCTGGTGGCGGACGGCAAGGGCGAAGGTCTCTTCCGCTGACCGGTGGGCGGTGGGGAGGGCGTGCCGAGGTGCGGGTGCGGTGGGGGTGTAGGCCGCGGCCACGGCCGCGCCGGCCGCCCAGGCCGCGTGCAGGCTCATGACCCACTGGGTGCTGGGGAGTGCGGGCAAGGTACGCAGGACGGCCATGGGCGCGGTGGCGGCGTGAACCAGCATGACGGGCGAGCCGTGCGCGTTCGGGAGGTAGTGCACGGCGGCAGCCGTCGTCAGATCGGCCAGCAGGTCCCGGGCCTGCCCGGCGTCCGCGGCGGGTCTCAGCGCGGCCAGCGCGATCGGCCAGCCGGTCAGGTCGGTGAGCTGGTCGAGCCGGTGGTTGATGCCCGCGGTCTGGTCGGGAACGCGCGGAACGCCTGCGAGAGCGGACGCCGGGTCGGCGGTTCCGGAAGGGGTGGCGGAGGGCACCCGCTGCCAGCGCGCCGCCCAGTAGCCGAGGGCTTGGCCGAGCTCGGCCAGGCGCGGTCCGTCCTCGTGGTCCAGCAGGGCGTGGACGGCGTGGCCGGTACGGATCACCCCGTGGGTGGCGCCGGCCGCGATGCCGGGCAGAAGCCGTGGCCACCACGTCTCCAGTACCGCGCGCCAGGGCTGTTCGGCCACCTCGCGTTCGAAGAACGCAAGCCAGTCACCGAGACGGCGGGGGTCCCCGAGCGCCGTGCGCCATTCGGCGGCGGTGATGGGCGAGACGCCGCGGGGCCGATCGTCCAGCCGGCTCATGTAGAGGTCCAACCAGCGGTGGACCTGTCGCGCGTGTCCGCGCCGGACCATGGACTCCACCGCCATGGGGCCGTGATTGGTCAGCCAGCCCTCGAATTCCGGTCCGGTCCGATGCAGCCGTTCGTAGGCCTCGTCGAGCGTGCCGTCGATTTTCATGTGATCTGACTCTAGCCACGCGATGGTGCGCCACCATCGGTCCAGGGATCCAGAAGCACCCCTACACCGGACCTAGGACCTTCGGACGGGCCCCCACATCCGGATCGGCCCGACCGGAAGGGAGCGAGCACGGTGGCTCGGACGCCGGCCGAGCAAGCGCTCGCCCCTTCGTCCACGCGCTCACAGCGGCTTCCCGGCGCTGAAGCCCGGACGGCCCGGCACTCTGTCACACCCCACCGGTACGGTCGGAGCATGTCCAACCAGTCCGCGGCGACCCCCGGTGAGCGGCGGCTCGCCACTCTCGAAGGTGTCCTCGAGCGCATCACGTACGCCAATGAGGACAACGGCTACACGGTCGCCCGGGTCGACACCGGCCGGGGCGCCGGCGACCTGCTCACCGTCGTCGGGGCGCTGCTCGGCGCCCAGGTGGGCGAGTCGCTGCGGATGGAGGGGCGGTGGGGGTCGCACCCGCAGTACGGCAAGCAGTTCCACGTGGAGAACTACACGACGCTGCTCCCGGCCACCGTCCAGGGCATCCGCCGCTACCTCGGCTCGGGGCTGGTCAAGGGCATCGGGCCGGTGTTCGCCGACCGCATCACCCAGCACTTCGGGCTGGACACCCTGACCGTCATCGAGGAGGAGCCCAAGCGGCTCGTCGAGGTGCCCGGTCTCGGTCCCAAGCGGACCAAGAAGATCGCCGACGCCTGGGAGGAGCAGAAGGCGATCAAGGAGGTCATGCTCTTCCTCCAGACCGTCGAGGTGTCGACGTCGATCGCCGTGCGGATCTACAAGAAGTACGGGGACGCCTCGATCTCCGTCGTGAAGAACCAGCCCTACCGGCTGGCGTCCGACGTGTGGGGCATCGGCTTCCTCACCGCCGACAGGATCGCCCAGTCCGTCGGCATTCCGCACGACAGCCCGGACCGGGTCAAGGCGGGCCTGCAGTACGCCCTGTCGCAGGCCACCGACCAGGGGCACTGCTACCTCCCCGAGGAGAAGCTGATCGCCGACGCGGTGAAGCTGCTCCAGGTGGACACCGGGCTCGTCATCGAGTGCCTCGCCGAGCTGGCCGCGGAGCCGGAGGAGGGCGAGGACCCCGGGGTCGTCCGGGAGAAGGTGCCCGACCCGCAGGGCGGCGACCCGGTCACCGCGGTCTACCTCGTCCCCTTCCACCGCGCCGAGCTGTCCCTCTCCGCCCAGCTGCTGCGGCTGCTGCGCACCGGCGAGGACCGGATGCCGGGCTTCAGGGACGTGGACTGGGCGAAGGCCCTCGGCTGGCTCAAGGGGCGTACCGGAACCGACCTGGCCCCCGAGCAGGAGGCCGCCGTGAAGCTGGCGCTCACCGAGAAGGTCGCGGTCCTCACCGGCGGACCGGGCTGCGGCAAGTCGTTCACCGTCCGCTCCATCGTGGAGCTGGCCCGCGCCAGGAAGGCCAAGGTGGTGCTCGCGGCGCCGACCGGCCGCGCCGCCAAGCGCCTGGCCGAGCTGACCGGCGCCGAGGCCTCCACCGTCCACCGCCTGCTGGAGCTCAAGCCCGGCGGCGACGCGGCCTATGACCGGGACCGGCCGCTGGACGCCGACCTGGTGGTGGTCGACGAGGCGTCCATGCTCGACCTGTTGCTGGCCAACAAGCTGGTCAAGGCAGTGGCCCCCGGCGCCCACCTGCTCTTCGTCGGCGACGTGGACCAGCTCCCCAGCGTCGGCGCGGGCGAGGTGCTCCGTGACCTGCTGGCGGACGGCGGTCCGGTGCCCGCCGTCCGCCTCACGCGCGTGTTCCGGCAGGCCCAGCAGTCGGGCGTGGTGACCAACGCGCACCGGATCAACGCCGGGCGGCACCCGCTCACCGACGGCATGAAGGACTTCTTCCTCTTCGTCGAGGACGACACCGAGGAGGCCGGCCGGCTCACCGTGGACGTGGCGGCGCGCCGCATCCCGGCGAGGTTCGGCCTCGACCCGCGCCGGGACGTGCAGGTGCTGGCCCCCATGCACCGCGGCCCGGCCGGCGCCGGCACGCTGAACGGGCTGCTCCAGCAGGCCGTCACCCCGGGCCGGCCGGACCTGCCCGAGAAGCGGTTCGGCGGCCGGGTCTTCCGCGTCGGCGACAAGGTCACCCAGATCCGCAACAATTACGAGAAGGGTGAGAACGGGGTCTTCAACGGAACCGTCGGCGTGGTCACCTCGCTCGACCCGGTCGACCAGCGGCTGACGGTGCTGACGGACGAGGACGAGGAGGTGCCGTACGAGTTCGACGAACTGGACGAACTGGCGCACGCCTACGCGGTGACCATCCACCGCTCCCAGGGCAGCGAGTACCCGGCCGTCGTCATCCCGGTGACCACGGGGGCCTGGATGATGCTCCAGCGCAACCTGCTCTACACGGCGGTCACCCGGGCCAAGCGGCTGGTCGTCCTGGTCGGCTCCCGCAGGGCGATCGGACAGGCGGTCCGCACGGTGTCGGCGGGCAGGCGCTGCACGGCGCTCGACTTCCGGCTCGCGGGCGTCTGATCCGCCGTTGTTGCGGTCCTTCGCCCCGGTCCCGAAAGAAAAATGATCGATCAAATGAGTCGCAAAGGTCACAGGGGCTTCCGGAAGCGCAACACAGCGGGCAGGATGAGAAAGTTGGCGGCACTCAGTGCCGCCGATAGGCCCGATGGTCGACCCCGAGTGCACTCTCCTGAGCCAAGTGGGGGATGGTAGAGACAGTCAGGGCACCTCGAAGATGAGGCACTACGTCGGTGAGGGAAGACGTGAGCGACAACTCTGTAGTACTGCGGTACGGCGACGGCGAGTACACCTACCCGGTGGTCGACAGCAGCGTCGGCGACAAGGGCTTCGACATCGGGAAGCTCCGCGCCCAGACCGGACTGGTGACGCTGGACAGCGGTTACGGCAACACCGCCGCATACAAATCCGCGATCACGTACCTGGACGGCGAGGGAGGCATCCTCCGTTACCGCGGGTATCCGATCGAGCAGCTGGCCGAGCGCTCCTCCTTCCTGGAGGTCGCCTACCTGCTGATCAACGGTGAGCTGCCGACCGTCGACGAACTCAGCGTGTTCAAGAACAACATCACGCAGCACACCCTGCTGCACGAGGATGTCAAGAACTTTTACAAGGGCTTCCCGCGCGACGCCCATCCGATGGCCATGCTGTCCTCGGTCGTCTCGGCGCTGTCCACGTTCTACCAGGACAGCCACAACCCGTTCGACGAGCGCCAGCGCAACCTCTCCACCACCCGGCTGCTGGCCAAGCTCCCGACCATCGCGGCCTACGCGTACAAGAAGTCGATCGGTCACCCGTTCGTCTTCCCGCGCAACGACCTCAGTTACGTCGAGAACTTCCTGCGCATGACCTTCTCGGTCCCGGCCCAGGAGTACGAGCTCGACCCGGTGGTGGTCTCCGCCCTGGACAAGCTGCTCATCCTGCACGCGGACCACGAGCAGAACTGCTCGACCTCCACGGTGCGCCTGGTCGGTTCCTCGCAGGCGAACATGTTCGCCTCGATCTCCGCCGGAATCTCCGCCCTGTGGGGCCCGCTGCACGGTGGCGCCAACCAGTCGGTCCTGGAGATGCTCGAGGGCATCCAGGCCGACGGCGGCGACGTCGACTCCTTCATCCGCAAGGTGAAGAACAAGGAGGACGGCGTCCGCCTGATGGGCTTCGGCCACCGGGTCTACAAGAACTTCGACCCCCGCGCCAAGATCATCAAGGCTGCCGCGCACGAGGTGCTGTCCGCCCTCGGCAAGTCCGACGAGCTGCTGGACATCGCGCTGAAGCTGGAGGAGCACGCGCTCTCCGACGACTACTTCGTCTCGCGCAGCCTCTACCCGAACGTCGACTTCTACACCGGTCTGATCTACCGGGCCATGGGCTTCCCGAGCGAGATGTTCACGGTCCTGTTCGCCCTCGGCCGCCTTCCGGGCTGGATCGCCCAGTGGCACGAGATGATCAAGGAGCCGGGCTCCCGCATCGGCCGCCCGCGCCAGATCTACACGGGCGTGGTGGAACGGGACTTCGTCCCGGTCGAGCAGCGCTGACCGACACCGGTCACCGGTACTACGGACGCCGGACGGCATGCCCTCGGGGGTGTGCCGTCCGGTGTTTTCGTCGGCGGGCCGGGCCGCTCCCCGGCCGCTCGGGCCGGAACCCGGGTCCCGGAAAAGCGAGAAGGCGCCCCACGCCGGTCCCCCCACGGGCCGACGTCAGGGCGCCTTCCCATGTCCCGGTGCGGATTCCCCCCACGGGATC contains these protein-coding regions:
- a CDS encoding antibiotic biosynthesis monooxygenase family protein, which encodes MTDPTPALLPAPPYYAVVFTSVRTAGDNGYGETAERLLELAAEQPGFLGVDSARGADGLGITVSYWKNEESIAAWRDHAEHAPVRAHGHEHWYASFSLHVAKVERAYGFARPADA
- a CDS encoding aldo/keto reductase family oxidoreductase produces the protein METALTPPLPGGTWKLGDSTVTRFGYGAMQLAGPWVMGPPADHDGALAVLREAVGLGITHIDTSDAYGPRITNELIREALYPYPESLFIATKVGATRDAQGGWPTARRPEDLRRQVHENLGSLGVEALDLVNMRMGDAQGPRPDSISEAFETLVALQQEGLVRHLGVSNVTAEQVAEARGIAPIVCVQNMYNLAHRHDDDLVDHLAADGIAYVPFFPLGGFTPLQSEALLRVASRLEATPMSVALAWLMRRSPNILLIPGTSSTAHLRENIAGAGLCLSDEDMAELDGVGRA
- a CDS encoding winged helix-turn-helix transcriptional regulator, with protein sequence MTTTKAEKRAQAKAEYNAFLAVCPSRQLLDRISDKWVVLILCALGGDASERSGASHAPEAMRYSEIARLLAGASQKMLTQTLRALERDGLLTRTVTPTVPVTVTYELTDLGLSLHHLTRGLRQWAQTHMDQVLTSREKHDAGAS
- a CDS encoding questin oxidase family protein is translated as MKIDGTLDEAYERLHRTGPEFEGWLTNHGPMAVESMVRRGHARQVHRWLDLYMSRLDDRPRGVSPITAAEWRTALGDPRRLGDWLAFFEREVAEQPWRAVLETWWPRLLPGIAAGATHGVIRTGHAVHALLDHEDGPRLAELGQALGYWAARWQRVPSATPSGTADPASALAGVPRVPDQTAGINHRLDQLTDLTGWPIALAALRPAADAGQARDLLADLTTAAAVHYLPNAHGSPVMLVHAATAPMAVLRTLPALPSTQWVMSLHAAWAAGAAVAAAYTPTAPAPRHALPTAHRSAEETFALAVRHQDEHVIKLADTCLDVHRRTGHPDALTAVIRATELIDEH
- a CDS encoding SF1B family DNA helicase RecD2 — protein: MSNQSAATPGERRLATLEGVLERITYANEDNGYTVARVDTGRGAGDLLTVVGALLGAQVGESLRMEGRWGSHPQYGKQFHVENYTTLLPATVQGIRRYLGSGLVKGIGPVFADRITQHFGLDTLTVIEEEPKRLVEVPGLGPKRTKKIADAWEEQKAIKEVMLFLQTVEVSTSIAVRIYKKYGDASISVVKNQPYRLASDVWGIGFLTADRIAQSVGIPHDSPDRVKAGLQYALSQATDQGHCYLPEEKLIADAVKLLQVDTGLVIECLAELAAEPEEGEDPGVVREKVPDPQGGDPVTAVYLVPFHRAELSLSAQLLRLLRTGEDRMPGFRDVDWAKALGWLKGRTGTDLAPEQEAAVKLALTEKVAVLTGGPGCGKSFTVRSIVELARARKAKVVLAAPTGRAAKRLAELTGAEASTVHRLLELKPGGDAAYDRDRPLDADLVVVDEASMLDLLLANKLVKAVAPGAHLLFVGDVDQLPSVGAGEVLRDLLADGGPVPAVRLTRVFRQAQQSGVVTNAHRINAGRHPLTDGMKDFFLFVEDDTEEAGRLTVDVAARRIPARFGLDPRRDVQVLAPMHRGPAGAGTLNGLLQQAVTPGRPDLPEKRFGGRVFRVGDKVTQIRNNYEKGENGVFNGTVGVVTSLDPVDQRLTVLTDEDEEVPYEFDELDELAHAYAVTIHRSQGSEYPAVVIPVTTGAWMMLQRNLLYTAVTRAKRLVVLVGSRRAIGQAVRTVSAGRRCTALDFRLAGV
- a CDS encoding citrate synthase, translated to MSDNSVVLRYGDGEYTYPVVDSSVGDKGFDIGKLRAQTGLVTLDSGYGNTAAYKSAITYLDGEGGILRYRGYPIEQLAERSSFLEVAYLLINGELPTVDELSVFKNNITQHTLLHEDVKNFYKGFPRDAHPMAMLSSVVSALSTFYQDSHNPFDERQRNLSTTRLLAKLPTIAAYAYKKSIGHPFVFPRNDLSYVENFLRMTFSVPAQEYELDPVVVSALDKLLILHADHEQNCSTSTVRLVGSSQANMFASISAGISALWGPLHGGANQSVLEMLEGIQADGGDVDSFIRKVKNKEDGVRLMGFGHRVYKNFDPRAKIIKAAAHEVLSALGKSDELLDIALKLEEHALSDDYFVSRSLYPNVDFYTGLIYRAMGFPSEMFTVLFALGRLPGWIAQWHEMIKEPGSRIGRPRQIYTGVVERDFVPVEQR